The nucleotide sequence CCCACAACGGAACCAGATATCCATTCTATTTATAATTGCCTCAAAAAATTCTCTAGCCAAGCACGCAGCTTTGGAACCTTTAATTTCCTCCTCTCAAACGGTAAATATATTTTTGCTCATTGTAGTACCAAACTTTGTTACATTGTCCGCCAAGCTCCCTTTCACGAAGCTCATTTGAGTGACAAAGACATCAGCATAAATTTCTCAACTGTAACCACAGAGGATGATCGCGTTGCTGTAATTGCTACCGAGCCTTTAACTGATAATGAAGAATGGACTCATTTTGAGAAAAACCAGCTGCTCCTTTTTAAACATGGCAAGGTACTGAATTTTGAATAAATTTGTTCCCTCAAAAATCTGGCTTCCAAAAGAAGCCTCACACATAAGTCATTTAGATTTCTTTAATCATACTTTTCCGCAAATCCCTGCAGAAACTTGGATCGCTCGCTTCCAAGAAGGAAAAATTACTGACCTAGAACAAAAGGCCATACCCCTGCAATCCGCTTACCAAGGCAACCGCCATCTCATTTACTATCGTGAAGTTGAAGATGAAACCCCCATCCCCTTCGAAGGCAAGATACTTTTTGAAGACGAGAACTTAATTGTCGTCGACAAACCCCATTTCTTACCCATCCATCCTGCAGGTCCCTATGTAAAAGAAACTTTGGTCTATCGTTTGCGAGAATCGCAAAACAACCCACATATTGCACCGCTTCACCGTATTGATCGCCTCACTGCAGGCTTAGTCCTATTCAGCAAAAATATAGATGCGCGTAGGCCCTATCAGATGCTCTTTTCTGAACGCCTTATCGAAAAAACATACCTCGCCATTTCAAAAGGTGAGACTCCTCAGCAAAAATCTTGGCATTTACACAATAGAATTGTCCCTGGCGACCCTTGGTTCCTGAGTGCCATCGGCTCCGGAGAACCAAATAGCGAATCCTTCATCGAATTCATCGATCAACAGCAAGATTTAATCAAGTTTAAACTCAAGCCCGTATCAGGGAAAAAACACCAACTGCGCCTCCACTTGGCTTCTATCGGCTACCCCATTCTTCATGATCCTCTCTATCCTGATTTTACTTCAAAACCTCCCGATGACTACGCTAAAGCCCTACAACTTTTAGCCCAATCTATTTCATTCATTGATCCTCTTAGCAAGAAAAAAATGAGCTTTCAATCGGAACTTAAACTCAGCTTTTAGCTCCATGAATCTTGATTATCAGCCCACAAGGCTTTAATGGTAAAGCCTTACGAGGATTTTTCATGAGATTAATTATTGCGGGTGGCAGACACCATCGTCTAAGCCCAGAAAATATTATCCAGCTCAATCAGCTAGGACAAGTGAGCACCGTCATCTCAGGTGGTGCATCTGGTATTGATAGCGACGGTGAACAATGGGCTCATTCCAGAGATATACCTATAAAAATTTATCTTGCAGACTGGAGTGCCCACGGAAAAATGGCCGGCCCCTTACGCAATCGTACCATGGCAGAAAATGCCGACGCACTTGCGATTTTCCCTGGCGGTAAAGGAACTGAATCAATGTATAAGGAAGCCAACAAGCTTAAACTTAAAATATTTGATTTTCGTGCCAATGCCCAACTCCACTTGAATTTTGATAAGGAAAATAAAGCATGAGTTTCAATATTCCTACAGCTTTAAAATCACTCGCATCTGCGGGCTCCGCAATTAGCGAACTCAGCAAATGGCTTAAAAAAAGCAAAGGCGATTCTCGCGCCTTATTAAGTGAACTCAAAAATAACCTCACCTATTTTGATTTAATTATCAATGACTCTCTTCCCTTAAACGAAATCATCGACAAAATTTCTTCGCAAGAATTCATGCGCTTATCTAAGGATGGCTACAATTTCAATTGCCTCAAAGATAAAAAGATCCCCAATTACCCTTCTTTACAAAATACTGCTTTAGCTTCTTGGGCGGGAAAAGACACCGAAGATTTAGTCGAAAGCATTTATGATCGTATTAATGATCTCAAAATCCGCTACCCCTTGGTCTGCGACAAAGAAAATTATCGATGGCAAATACGCGTCAATAATATTCGCAAGCGCATTTGGCTCTTGCTTCGCCATATAAAAAATAACTAACGCTTGTCAATATCTTAAAAAGATCGACGTAGTTAGTTTATATAATCAAGCTAAACAGGAAATATTATGCGCCTCAATAAAATCTCTTACCTTTTTGCTCTCTTGGCATCCACTTGCCTAGCAAACGAACAACCCAACTTCTTAATCATTCTCGCTGATGACCTCGGCTATGGCGACGTAAGTTATCAGGGTGGAGATTTACCCACCCCCAATATTGACGACATTGCTAATAAGGGCATAAAAATGACCGATGCCTACGTAACCTGCCCCGTTTGTGCCCCCTCACGCGCTGGTTTACTTACAGGTAAATATCAGCAATCATTTGGCTTCTGGGATAACATTGGTCCCTATAGAGTAAAAGAAGAAACTAAACCAGGAACTCCTCGCTCCATCCCCATCCTCTCTGAACGCCTAAAAGAACTGGGCTATACCACCGGGATTTTTGGGAAAACCCACGATGGCGATGATGAAGAATTACTCGCCTTTAACCGCTGGGACGAATTCTATGGCTTCAATAATGGTGCATCTAATTTCTTAGGCGACATGAACCGAACCCATAATCCCATTTATCATAATAATAAAATAGTGAGCCGTCTCTACTCAAAACGCGGAATTAAAAACGACGAAGTTAATCAGGATGGCATTCTCGTAAAAGATACCGAGAACTATCTCACCGATAAACTCGGCGATATGGCTATTAAGTTTATCGAAAAAAACAAAGACAAACCATTTCTTTGTTACATCCCCTTCAATGCCGTTCACGGCCCCTTCCAAGCTCCTAAAGAAATGGTCGACAAGTACTCTCATGTAAAAGATAAAAAGCGTCGCATTGTCATGGCCATGTTAGAATCAATGGACAATAATATCGGACGCGTTCTCGATTGCTTAGAAGAAAATCAACTCATGAAGAAAACTGTTATTATTTTCTTAAGTGATAACGGCGGCCATGAAGCCTCCCCCAACGGCCCTTTACGAGGGAAAAAGGGAACCTACTGGGAAGGTGGCTTACGTGTACCTTTCGCCATTCGCTGGGATGGCCAACTGCCGCCAGGACAAACCTATAAGCAAGCAATAATATCTCTCGATATCATGCCCACCCTGATTCATTTAGCTGGAGGCGAAGTCAAAGATGATTGGGGACTTGATGGCGTCAACCTATTTCCTTACCTGAAAAATCAGTCCACTTCGGCGCCTCACGAAGCACTTTACTGGGTATGGTCTGGTGGACAACGCAAAGCCATTCGCGAAGGAAGTATCAAAGTCGTCACAATGAATGGTGGCAGAAGCTATCAGATGTATGATTTAGCTCAAGATATATCCGAAAGTAAAGATCTTTCGGGTCAGTACCCAGAAAAACTCTCCGCCATGATTAAAAAGCACCAAAAATGGGAATCATCCTTAATTAGACCTCAATGGGGATGGAATAAAAACCTCGGCGTCAAAGACCCTCTCTTTGGCAAAGAACGTCCTTATCACAAAGAGGGCTATCAATTTAAGTAAACTGATTCAATCTAAGTAAGCCTTGAGAAACACTTGTTTTTCGAGGCTTTTTTAAAGAGCCATAACAAGTAATAAGACTAGTATCAAAACTACCAAAGGAATCACCACCAGCTTCAATAGCTTTGCCTGCTGATTGCCTTTACTAACTTCATGGCGCTTTTCTGCGACTCGGATACATTTTTCTATCTTATTTTCCAAATCGTCATAAGATTTAGGTCTTTTATCTTTATTGGCGGATATCATCTCTAAAATCAATTTATCCGTACTCTTACTTATATAGGGCCGTAATTGCTTTGCTGGCGTGACCTGATCGGCAAATTTATGCTCCATTATTTCCATAATATTCCCACCCTCAAAAGGCACACTCCCCACTAGCATATTATAAAGCGTGCAACCAACTGAATATAAATCAGCCTTGAAATCCAAGTCACTATTCGCTTGAGCTTGTTCTGGGCTCATAAAGTAGGGTGTTCCGACAAAATGACTCGTTTGAGTAATATGCGCATCTTGCTGAGTATTTTTTGCGATACCCATATCCATGATTTTAATATCATGGTTTTGATCAATCATAATATTGGCTGGCTTAATATCACGGTGCAAAATACCAAACTCATCCCAAGCATAGCGCAAACCTTTAATAATCTTCAAACATAACTTCAAGGCATCAATCTCTTTTAGGGATTGAGTATTTTTCAAAACTTCTTCCAGAGTCTGACCATTGACATAACTCATCGTCATATAATAACAATCATCTGCACTACCGGCATCATAGACAGGAACAATATTGGGATGATTCAATTGCGCCAGAATTTGTGCCTCTTGTAGAAAACGCTGCTTATCTTCTTCCGTAACTTCTTCGGAAGATTTCATCACCTTCAGCGCAACATGCCGATTCATCGCAGTTTGTTTCGCTAAATAAACTTCACCACAATTGCCTGCTCCCAGCCATTGCTCAATCGCATAACCCTTAATTTGCTTACCTACGCCAAACTGAGGCGATGGCAAAGGAATCACAGCGTTACAGGCCGGACATAGAACTTTTTGTCCTAATAAATCGTCTTCAGCCGAAACCTTCCTCATGCATTTTGTACAGCGTAATTTGATGAGCATTTAATCTTTTCCATATTAATTCTCCATAGCTTAACTCCCCAACTAAAAAATTGTAGCGTTATTTTTTCCTCTCAAGTTTTGTATTTGTCCTTTTTTACCATTTATTAGGGCTTTTTGCTTTGATATCAGTAGGGAACAATATTATGGATTGGCTTAAGCTTTTAAACAAGCTCGCAAAAACAGCTGCATTAGACAGCTCGAATAAAGGACTCGAAAGAGAAGCCCTACGCTTTACGCCTGAAGCAAGACTGGCCCTAAGCCCGCACCCCGAAGCTTATGGTTCGGCTCTCTGCCACCCATCCATCACCACCGACTTCTCCGAGTCCCTGCTGGAGCTAGTCACCCCTACCTTCGACAAAAGTGATGACCTCATTAGCTACCTCACTAACCTCCACTACTTCATACATAAGAATTTACCCGAGGGCGAAAACCTATGGTCAAATTCTATGCCCTGTGATTTACAAGACGATATTCCTATCGCAGAATATGGCTCATCCGGTGCTGGCGAATTTCGCAAAGTTTATCGTCGAGGACTCTCCTACCGCTACGGAAAAAAAATGCAGGCGATTGCGGGCTTACATTACAACTTTTCTCCTAGTACCGATTTCTGGAATGAGCTAGCGAAAGTCAACGATACTAAAAACGATAAAGACTTCCGTTCTAAACACTACTTTTCCTTACTGAGAAACTTCCGTTCACTCAACTGGTTCTTAAATTATTTATTTGGTGCCTCACCTGCTTTTCATGAAAGTTTTAGCGAGCTCGTAAACTCTGAGCTCAAAGAAAAAATTGGCGATGAAACCTATTGCATGCCCCAAGCTGTCTCTGTACGTATGAGCGATGCCGGCTACACCACCTCACGCCAAGGCAACCTCAATATTTCCGTCAATAATGTTGAAGAATACACCGAGGGTTTACAAAAAGCTGTCTCTGAACCCGATGCGCAATGGGCTAACATAAGTCAAAAAGACACTCATGGCTTCACTCAATTGAGTAGTAATTTTTTACAGGCTGAATTTGAATACTACAGTACCATCAGACCCAAGCCAAACCCCAAGAACCCACGACGCCCACTCGTCGCTTTAAAACAAGATGGCGTCGAATACATCGAAGTTCGTACTCTGGATATAAACCCCTTTGAACCTCTTGGCATCTGCAAAGCACAAATTGACTTCATGGAAGTTTTCCTCTACTACTTACTTTCTAAAAATAGCCCTCTAGAAAATGATAAATCCCGCGAATGTGCCCGTGAGAATCTCATGACGGTCACTCTCCAAGGACGCCAAGAAAACTTGCGTTTACGCTGTCCGCAAAACAACGAATTTGATCTTACCAAAGCTTGCTCAAAAATATTCACCAATCTCAAAAAAGTCGCTAAAATCCTCGATCATAGTCGTCAAACCAGTGACTTCTCCACGGCGATCACCTTTGTCGAACAACGTCTGAACAAGCATGAATTATTACCTTCCCATAAACTCATGCAGGCCTTAAAAGACCAGAGTTTCCTAGCTTATACCAAAGAACTTTCACAGCAACATCAACAGACCTTATTAGACTTTGTACCGGATGAACAACTCCAAAATGACTTTGCTCAAAGTTCTAGAAAATCTCTCATAGATCAACAAAAAGTAGAACGAGAAGGACCTGATTATCAACAGTTCCTAAGTAACTTTCTACGAATGGACTAATATGAACTGTAAACAACATCCCAATAATGATCAGACCATTCCTTGCCTAGCGTGCAAGCAAGATATTTGCGCACTCTGCAAAAACTCCCCGGGTAAAGTTCAAAAACTTTGCACGACTTGCCTACAACAAGAACTCTCTGCTCATGATCAACAGCTAAATACAAAAGTAAAAGCCAAGCTTAGTTTAAGCTTAGCCCTACTCATTGGCATTTTAGTTATGGCCTACTACTACGCAGAATTATCCAGTCACTTTTAGCTCTGAGAACTCTCCAACTCTAAACTTACTGGACAGTGATCTGAACCTAAAACTTCTTGCATAATCCCTGCATCTAAAACACGATCACGGGCGTCTTCACTGACACAGAAATAATCAATTCTCCAGCCCACATTTCGACTACGTGCACCACCGCGGTACGACCACCAGCTATATTCCTCTGGCTTTTCATTAAACATACGAAAAGTATCCACGTAGCCCGAATCAATGAATTTATCCATCCAGTCACGTTCTTGAATCGAATAACCAGGGTTCTTTACATTGGGTTTTGGATTCTTTAAATCAATGGCTTTGTGTGCCACATTAAAATCACCGCATAAGACACAGGCCTTATCACTATATTTTTCTTTCAGTAAGTCAATTAAGCTATCACCAAAATCCAAACGATACTCAATGCGCTTTAATTCCGCCTGAGCATTAGGAAAATAAATCCCAAAGAGATAAAAATCGCTGAACTCAGCAATAATGACCCGTCCCTCGCGATCAAATTCCTCAATCCCCATCCCTTCAATAACTCGGATAGGCTCAATGCGACTATAAATAGCCACACTCGAATAACCTTTTTTCTCACCTGAGTGCCAATACGATTTATAGTCTCCAATATTGATCAACTCATCGCTCAACTGCTCTTTATGAGCCTTGGTTTCTTGCAGACAAATCACATCCGCATCCCAAGTCTGCATTAAGTCAATAAAACCTTTTTTCTCTACCGCACGTATCCCGTTTACATTCCAGGAAATCAGTTTAACACTCATCAATTCACCTCTTAGCTTCTTTTTATTATATAAGTCTCAAAATAAGAGCTTTGGACAATTCTGCTTCATCTCGCTTATAAAAAAAGAGTTTTTTTAATGCTTTTCACATTTCCACCCCATTAAATACTTTAAACTTTTGACTAGCTAAGTCTATTAAACCCTATCTGGATAGAATATCTAAAAACTGAATCATTACCCAGTATGACAATAGGAGCTCAACCATGACGGATGAAAGTCAAGAATATGCCTCAGATGCTTTTTTAAGCGATATCAAAACTGCTATCAATGTAATCACTGTAGACAAACTCAAACACAACATACTTTCTTTCGCTAGCGGAATGCCCGTCGACAAACGTCTCGAATTTTTTCAGGCCATTGCATTTGAAGATATTGATGAAATGAATGAAAGTGAAGTCGACTTTGACGACGACTTGCAGCTCATTGATGATGTTGAATCTTTTTACAAAAAAATATCTATGGGTTTCTACGATCATTCTCTCGATATTGAAAACCCCAAGGAACTTCCGGCTTGGGTAGATGACATGGATGTTCTTTTTTCTCGTACCAACGATGCCTTCATCAACGCCGAGTACAGCAAAGCCGCTCGCGCCTACTCTTTCCTTTTCTCAGCTTTACACGTCGCCGAAGACATTGCCGTAGAGCATCAACTCTATTCAGCTCAAGATATCGTCATTACAGATATCACTGCAGCCAAATCGTCCTACCTCCGTAGCGCTTTTGAAATTACTGAATTTGAGAGTCGCCCTGCTGAAATCTACGATATCCTACAAGAAAACTTAGCCCTGGGCGAAAGTCGCTGTGGCCTCACACTCATCAATGATTCCTTTCCTTTTTCTGATGAAGAACTCGAAGACTTCCTCCCTGAGTGGCTCAAATACCTCAAGCAGCACGCTGTTAATGAACCTGATTTTGAATCCCTCCGCCTCTGGCTTGTACGCGAAGCCTTATTCCTGCTCCAAGGTGTTGAAGGCATGGAACAAGAAGCCGAACAGCATGGCGCTAAACACCCCGAGCTTTTCTTTGATATCGTCACTCACTACCTCGAAGATAACGATTTACTTAAAGCAGAAGAAACTTGCATGAAAGGCATCAAAGTCGTTAAAGCTCCTCACAAGCGCGCCGTACTTGCCGACTGGCTAGCCGAAATCGCAGAACGCGATGGCGACACCCTACTTGCTCTCAAATACCGCCACGAAGCTTGGCGCATGGAACCCGATCAACGTCGCCTCGTTACTTGGTGTAACACCGTTCATCAAGCTCCCGACGATGGTGCTTTACAGGATGAAATTGATTACCTCGAGAATATCGGTGGACATGGTCGACTTATGGCCATGTTGCAAGCTTTGACAGGTGACTACGAAGCCATCAATAAACGCTTATTAAACTGTGATCCATTAGGATGGAAATCTGCACGTCACCCAGGCAATTTCTTACTCCCATTCACACTTATTCTCATTGCTGACTTAAAAAGCATTCCTGATCACTCACAAATCAAAGTCATTGCCGAAGATATGAAAGGAATCTTTGTTCGTTGGTCACAAGAAATGGATATCGATAACAACCAAGATCTTCACACTTACATGGATTACCTCTTCCCAGCTTTAGAGCGCCATCCCATTAGTGAAGAAATGCGCATCACTTTGACCCGTTCAGTTCACTCAGTCCTACTCAAACGAATTCGCGTCATTAGCAAAGATCAACTTCGCTATGCTTACAATCGTATTGCTATTCAAGCAACCGCCTTTGTCGAAACCGCTGTAATATCTTCTCGAGAAGCTCTTGCCGAGACTTTTCTTAGTACTGTTCGCAGTCGGATTTTACGCAACAAAACTCTGCGCGCTGAGCTTAAAGTCTCCATGACTTACTCCAAAGTTATCTCAGATGACTTCACCAAAGGCGTCAGTATTTAAGCCTCCATCTTGATCAAGAAAACTCACTTATAATAATGACCACCTATATCTACGGTGGTCATCACCTACTTGCCGAAATCACGACCCGCACTGCGACTTCCGCAAAACACCCCATCGACGAAACCTACACATGGGGCACATACATCGATGAACTGCTATCTTACACTGACCATTCAGACTCAATCAATCCCGATACCTACTATGTGACTACGGATCGCCAGTTCTCTGTAAGAACAGTAGTAGACTCTGATGGCAACATCGTGGAAGAAAGAAACTACTCACCGATGGGTGTTGACCTAGAAGGCAATGCCGAGACCAGTGATCTTACTTATGGATTTACAGGTAGAAGATATGATGTCGAGTCAGACTTGTATTACTTCCGAGCCCGTTACTACTCAACTGAATTAGGTCAGTTCATCTCACGTGATCCACTTGAATACGTGGATGGAATGAATATGTACAGTGGGTATTTTGCGAGGGTGTTTGCAATGGATTCGCAAGGTACTTTTTGTGAGTATTGTAAAATCACTCTTTTTGTTGCAACTCCACATCTTTCTGCAATTTCTAAAGATGGGTTGAATCTGGCGATAGATCGTGGTCATGTATGGCTAGAATTAGAAGAAGATGGAGCCGTAACGGATGTTTTATCGGTAGGACCATATGGACAAATTAATCAGCAGAACTTTCATCGAATTTTGGATGGTTCGTGGCGAGGTATAACAAACTTTCCAACATCTAGTTATAAAAGAGTGTTATCAAAGTCGTGGGATTTAGATCAGCAACAATGTGTAGATGCTAGAGAAATGATAGAAAGATTACATAAAAACCCTAAAAACTACACGCAATTTTATACGTGCACTACGGCATCTCTTAGAGTTTTAAATAAATTAGAATTAAAGCGTGTCCCAAGAGGTCGTGGGAAGGTACATATAAGTCCTAATAAGTACTATACTACTTGGTCGGGAGTTAGAGAAAATCCACATGATTTAAGTAAAGAATTAGGCTATGGTTCGACTGGTAGCTGGTAGAGGTGAAGTTATGAGGAAGTATACTAAAGAACTAAATAAGTACTCAAAAAATTTGGGGTTTGAATAATGAAGAAACTAGTTATTTATATTAGTTTATTAGCGCATCTTACATATAGTTGTAAACATGAGGAGAGTTTGAAAGATTTCTCGAATTTAGATAGTGCCTTAAACATGAAAAAAGAAGCAGAAGCAAATTCCGCTTTTTATAAAGGTTCGGTGGGGATGTTATATAAAGATTTTTATATACTGCGAGAGGATAAAAAAAATCGAATATATCAAAATGAGAGAGTTGTTTTTGAGGGGGGAAGTGGAAAAGAAATTGTTGAGTTTATATCGAACGGAGATACAGATGAGATTAAAGAGACTTCTATTATTAGTGACAAAAATAATAATGTAGTAATTTACTTTACTCAATCTAAAATTTATATTTTCAACTTTGCTATTAAGGAATATTCGACATATATAAGAGGGCCTTTATAAACAAGGGAAGGTGAGCCCCGTACTGTCAATTAATTCATTTAAACATAAAACCTTCATCTGTACCAAAGAATCACTTAGGTATCTTACGCTGAAGGGCTAAGTCTGAATTCTTAAAAAAGTACGATTCTAATTTTAGCTAGAAACAGCTCAAAAACTGTGAATCAATAAGCAAGGCTGATCTAATCCTGAAATGGATATATAAGCTGTTATTAGGCATCCTAAGAAGCCTTAAGTGAATTTACTGTAACCAGTCAGTGATTATCAACTAAGTGCCTATAAGGATGCTCTAAACGCACCAGAAGGATTGTTAGACTTCATTCATTAGATGAACCAGCATATCAATATAATTCATGTGGTCCCTATGGGTAGTCACTTTATCTTCCCAGCTCACACAGGATACTGTAAAGGCTCAATAAACTGTCGTTGTAGTGGAACTTCTAACCACGCTCACCTTACAAGAGACTAATCTCTGATAGTCTGTACACCTAGAGCTTTTTAATGGTGATTAAGTAACGAACTAAATATGCGGTGCTTAATGACAATGCTTTTTATTGTCTAGAAGACAGAACCCTGCATTCAGTTCCGTATAATACCTATCGATGAAAGTGAATAGGTGGGAGCATGTTTATATTTTTAGTGAGTGTGATTAGTTTGATACTTGTTAGTGTTATTGTGGAGTGTTTGAAGGGGTAGATTTGAAATGGTTAGTATCTGAATGGGTACTGGCTATTTTTATGAAGTTTCAAACTAAAAAACAATCATTATGGGCGCCTTTGGCGCGCCAAAGGCGCCCGTGATTAAAGGTCAAAAATCAACTAGTTTCAGATACTCGATATTAAACGGATCAACTTTCATGGTAGATAATAAAAATATTTTTCGAGGGTCGGATTTTTAATAAAATCGTACTTATGCCTTTGTGATATGAATCATATCCAAGACGTACGAGGAGGGTTTTTTGTATAAGCAAGGTACCATCACCTAATATAATAATGCCTATTGGATTTTGGACGTACACCAATCGTACGAGGCGCTTCTACGAAGGTGTTTGGCGTGGGAGGGGCTAGCTCCCAGAGTTGTTAAATTAGGCGGTTAGAGCTTCCGCTTTGATGTAGTCGTGTAAGCCTGTAGGATTCTTCAACTCAAGCTCAGGTAAGTGTTGTAAAGCGATCTTACGAACAGAAACACCTTCAGTAAGAAGAGCTTGAATACGACTTTTATATTCGGTGTATTTACTTTTACCTTTAGTACCTTTAGGTCTTCCGAGTACCATACCAGCACGTTTACGCATGGCGAGAGCTTCCTTGGTACGAAGACTAACGAAATCTCTTTCTAGTTCAGCGAATAGTGAGAACATTGTGACCATGATCTTACTGCTCATATCATTATCACGAATGTCCATACCTTGTTTAATAAGGATGACACGTACGCCTTTAGCAACTAACTCGTTGATCAGTACAATAACGGATGCGGTATTTCTTCCGAGCCTCGACAATTCTGAACATATTAATATGGAACCACTGGTGAGATTTTCTTTTAAAGTATCAATACCACGTTCAGTGTCAGACTTACGACTTGAGATTTCCAACTCCATTTCTTGATCAACACGAAGCCCGTTAGATTCACAGTAACGTTGGATCTCGTCACGCTGGTTAGCGACAGTTTGTTTATCCGTGGATACTCTAATATAGCGAAAATTAAGGGACAGGCCTTAGCAAAGAGCTGATTTAAAAGAGTCTCAAATCGAGGCTCTTTTTTCGTTTTTAGAGGGTTAAAATGAATGTAAAAACCAACTTTTTCTTTTAGCTGCTAATGGGAGAAGAAAACTGATCAAATTATTAGTCGATTGAGTACAAAATCCGCTAAAAGAAAA is from Lentisphaera profundi and encodes:
- a CDS encoding recombinase family protein produces the protein MSLNFRYIRVSTDKQTVANQRDEIQRYCESNGLRVDQEMELEISSRKSDTERGIDTLKENLTSGSILICSELSRLGRNTASVIVLINELVAKGVRVILIKQGMDIRDNDMSSKIMVTMFSLFAELERDFVSLRTKEALAMRKRAGMVLGRPKGTKGKSKYTEYKSRIQALLTEGVSVRKIALQHLPELELKNPTGLHDYIKAEALTA
- a CDS encoding SLOG family protein, coding for MRLIIAGGRHHRLSPENIIQLNQLGQVSTVISGGASGIDSDGEQWAHSRDIPIKIYLADWSAHGKMAGPLRNRTMAENADALAIFPGGKGTESMYKEANKLKLKIFDFRANAQLHLNFDKENKA
- a CDS encoding sulfatase-like hydrolase/transferase, encoding MRLNKISYLFALLASTCLANEQPNFLIILADDLGYGDVSYQGGDLPTPNIDDIANKGIKMTDAYVTCPVCAPSRAGLLTGKYQQSFGFWDNIGPYRVKEETKPGTPRSIPILSERLKELGYTTGIFGKTHDGDDEELLAFNRWDEFYGFNNGASNFLGDMNRTHNPIYHNNKIVSRLYSKRGIKNDEVNQDGILVKDTENYLTDKLGDMAIKFIEKNKDKPFLCYIPFNAVHGPFQAPKEMVDKYSHVKDKKRRIVMAMLESMDNNIGRVLDCLEENQLMKKTVIIFLSDNGGHEASPNGPLRGKKGTYWEGGLRVPFAIRWDGQLPPGQTYKQAIISLDIMPTLIHLAGGEVKDDWGLDGVNLFPYLKNQSTSAPHEALYWVWSGGQRKAIREGSIKVVTMNGGRSYQMYDLAQDISESKDLSGQYPEKLSAMIKKHQKWESSLIRPQWGWNKNLGVKDPLFGKERPYHKEGYQFK
- a CDS encoding pseudouridine synthase, producing the protein MNKFVPSKIWLPKEASHISHLDFFNHTFPQIPAETWIARFQEGKITDLEQKAIPLQSAYQGNRHLIYYREVEDETPIPFEGKILFEDENLIVVDKPHFLPIHPAGPYVKETLVYRLRESQNNPHIAPLHRIDRLTAGLVLFSKNIDARRPYQMLFSERLIEKTYLAISKGETPQQKSWHLHNRIVPGDPWFLSAIGSGEPNSESFIEFIDQQQDLIKFKLKPVSGKKHQLRLHLASIGYPILHDPLYPDFTSKPPDDYAKALQLLAQSISFIDPLSKKKMSFQSELKLSF
- a CDS encoding RHS repeat-associated core domain-containing protein gives rise to the protein MTTYIYGGHHLLAEITTRTATSAKHPIDETYTWGTYIDELLSYTDHSDSINPDTYYVTTDRQFSVRTVVDSDGNIVEERNYSPMGVDLEGNAETSDLTYGFTGRRYDVESDLYYFRARYYSTELGQFISRDPLEYVDGMNMYSGYFARVFAMDSQGTFCEYCKITLFVATPHLSAISKDGLNLAIDRGHVWLELEEDGAVTDVLSVGPYGQINQQNFHRILDGSWRGITNFPTSSYKRVLSKSWDLDQQQCVDAREMIERLHKNPKNYTQFYTCTTASLRVLNKLELKRVPRGRGKVHISPNKYYTTWSGVRENPHDLSKELGYGSTGSW
- a CDS encoding serine/threonine-protein kinase, coding for MLIKLRCTKCMRKVSAEDDLLGQKVLCPACNAVIPLPSPQFGVGKQIKGYAIEQWLGAGNCGEVYLAKQTAMNRHVALKVMKSSEEVTEEDKQRFLQEAQILAQLNHPNIVPVYDAGSADDCYYMTMSYVNGQTLEEVLKNTQSLKEIDALKLCLKIIKGLRYAWDEFGILHRDIKPANIMIDQNHDIKIMDMGIAKNTQQDAHITQTSHFVGTPYFMSPEQAQANSDLDFKADLYSVGCTLYNMLVGSVPFEGGNIMEIMEHKFADQVTPAKQLRPYISKSTDKLILEMISANKDKRPKSYDDLENKIEKCIRVAEKRHEVSKGNQQAKLLKLVVIPLVVLILVLLLVMAL
- the gshA gene encoding glutamate--cysteine ligase, translating into MDWLKLLNKLAKTAALDSSNKGLEREALRFTPEARLALSPHPEAYGSALCHPSITTDFSESLLELVTPTFDKSDDLISYLTNLHYFIHKNLPEGENLWSNSMPCDLQDDIPIAEYGSSGAGEFRKVYRRGLSYRYGKKMQAIAGLHYNFSPSTDFWNELAKVNDTKNDKDFRSKHYFSLLRNFRSLNWFLNYLFGASPAFHESFSELVNSELKEKIGDETYCMPQAVSVRMSDAGYTTSRQGNLNISVNNVEEYTEGLQKAVSEPDAQWANISQKDTHGFTQLSSNFLQAEFEYYSTIRPKPNPKNPRRPLVALKQDGVEYIEVRTLDINPFEPLGICKAQIDFMEVFLYYLLSKNSPLENDKSRECARENLMTVTLQGRQENLRLRCPQNNEFDLTKACSKIFTNLKKVAKILDHSRQTSDFSTAITFVEQRLNKHELLPSHKLMQALKDQSFLAYTKELSQQHQQTLLDFVPDEQLQNDFAQSSRKSLIDQQKVEREGPDYQQFLSNFLRMD
- a CDS encoding exodeoxyribonuclease III, translating into MSVKLISWNVNGIRAVEKKGFIDLMQTWDADVICLQETKAHKEQLSDELINIGDYKSYWHSGEKKGYSSVAIYSRIEPIRVIEGMGIEEFDREGRVIIAEFSDFYLFGIYFPNAQAELKRIEYRLDFGDSLIDLLKEKYSDKACVLCGDFNVAHKAIDLKNPKPNVKNPGYSIQERDWMDKFIDSGYVDTFRMFNEKPEEYSWWSYRGGARSRNVGWRIDYFCVSEDARDRVLDAGIMQEVLGSDHCPVSLELESSQS